One region of Equus caballus isolate H_3958 breed thoroughbred chromosome 23, TB-T2T, whole genome shotgun sequence genomic DNA includes:
- the TJP2 gene encoding tight junction protein ZO-2 isoform X4: MEELIWEQYTVTLQKDSKRGFGIAVSGGRDNPHFENGETSIVISDVLAGGPADGLLQENDRVVMVNGTPMEDVLHSFAVQQLRKSGKIAAIVVKRPRRVQLAPPQGSRPLDEDDRAFEVMDDFDGRSAHSGYSERSRPSSRGGRSRSLEDSPERGHPHERARSRERDRSRGRSLERGLDHDDYGRARERSRGRSLERGLDHDDYERARERSRGWGIDEAYKRAYSPEVEYSRRAQPDARYEGSRSRSREHLRSRSPSPDPRGRPDRLDADRPIGVLLMKSKANEEYGLRLGSQIFIKEMTRTGLASKDGNLHEGDIILKINGTVTENMSLTDARKLIEKSRGKLQLVVLRDSKQTLINIPSLNDSDSEIEDISEIESNRSFSPEERQQQYSDYDYHSSNEKLKERPSSREDMQNRWSRMGATPTPFKSSGDVETSKEPRHQEEPPAPQPKPAPRTFSRPSPEDEAIYGPNTKMVRFKKGDSVGLRLAGGNDVGIFVAGIQEGTSAEQEGLQEGDQILKVNTQDFRGLVREDAVLYLLEIPKGEVVTILAQSRADVYRDILACGRGDSFFIRSHFECEKETPQSLAFTRGEVFRVVDTLYDGKLGHWLAVRIGNELEKGLIPNKSRAEQMASVQNAQRDNAGDRADFWRMRGQRSGAKKNLRKSREDLTAAVSVSTKFPAYERVLLREAGFKRPVVLFGPIADIALEKLANELPDLFQTAKTEPKDAGSEKSSGVVRLNTVRQIIEQDKHALLDVTPRAVDLLNYTQWFPIVIFFNPDSRQGVKTMRQRLNPTSNKSSRKLYDQANKLKKTCAHLFTATINLNSANDGWFGSLKDTIQQQQGEAVWVSEGKMEGMDDDPEDRMSYLTAMGADYLSCDSRLISDFEDTDGEGGAYTDNELDEPAEEPLVSSITRSSEPVQHEESIRKPSPEPRAHLRRAASRDQLRDNSPPPAFKPEPPKAKTQNREEFFDFSRSYEYNSNPSAVTGNEVPGASPKGGPPPVAAKPALGRSILKPTTPVPPPESEEVGEAGEGQDSAPKSVLGKVKIFEKMDHKARLQRMQELQEAQNARIEIAQKHPDIYAVPIKTHKPDPGPPQYTSSRTPEPQKVPSRLYQDPRGSYESDAEEEEYRQQLSEQSKRGYYSQPSRYRDTEL, encoded by the exons ATGGAAGAACTGATATGGGAGCAGTACACCGTGACCCTGCAGAAG GATTCCAAAAGAGGATTTGGAATTGCAGTGTCTGGAGGCAGAGACAACCCCCACTTTGAAAATGGAGAAACGTCCATCGTCATTTCTGACGTGCTGGCGGGTGGGCCCGCCGATGGGCTCCTTCA AGAAAATGACAGGGTGGTCATGGTCAACGGCACCCCCATGGAGGATGTGCTCCATTCGTTTGCGGTGCAGCAGTTGAGAAAAAGTGGGAAGATCGCTGCCATC GTGGTCAAGAGGCCCCGGAGGGTCCAGCTGGCCCCGCCGCAGGGCAGCCGTCCGCTGGATGAGGATGACCGGGCTTTTGAAGTGATGGACGACTTTGATGGCAGAAGTGCCCACAGCGGATACAGTGAGAGGAGCCGGCCCAGCAGCCGCGGTGGGCGCAGCCGCAGCTTGGAGGACAGCCCGGAGAGGGGGCACCCCCACGAACGGGCCCGGAGCCGGGAGCGGGACCGGAGCCGCGGCCGGAGCCTGGAGCGCGGCTTGGACCACGACGACTATGGGCGAGCGCGAGAGCGCAGCCGCGGCCGGAGCCTGGAGCGGGGCCTGGACCATGATGACTACGAGCGAGCGCGAGAGCGCAGCCGCGGATGGGGCATTGATGAGGCCTACAAGCGGGCCTACAGCCCCGAGGTGGAGTACAGCCGCAGGGCCCAGCCCGATGCCCGCTACGAGGGGTCCCGGAGCCGCAGCCGCGAGCACCTGCGCTCCCGCAGCCCCAGCCCCGACCCCAGGGGGCGACCAGACCGGCTGGATGCGGACAGGCCCATCGGTGTCCTGCTgatgaaaagcaaagcaaatgaAG AGTATGGTCTCCGGCTTGGGAGTCAGATCTTCATAAAGGAAATGACCAGAACGGGTCTGGCAAGTAAAGATGGGAACCTGCACGAAGGGGACATAATTCTCAAG ataaatggaactgTAACTGAGAACATGTCTTTAACGGATGCTCGAAAACTGATAGAAAAGTCAAGAGGAAAACTCCAGCTGGTGGTGTTGAGAGACAGCAAGCAGACACTCATCAACATCCCGTCCTTGAATGACAGCGACTCAGAAATAGAAG ATATCTCAGAAATAGAGTCAAACCGATCGTTTTCGCCAGAGGAGAGACAGCAGCAGTATTCCGATTATGATTATCATTCCTCAAACGAAAAGCTGAAGGAAAGGCCAAG TTCAAGAGAGGACATGCAGAACAGATGGTCCAGGATGGGCGCCACTCCCACTCCCTTTAAATCCTCCGGGGATGTTGAGACCAGCAAGGAGCCCAGACACCAAGAGGAACCCCCAG CTCCTCAACCAAAACCAGCCCCAAGAACTTTTTCCCGTCCTAGTCCTGAAGATGAAGCAATATACGG CCCCAATACCAAAATGGTGAGGTTCAAGAAGGGAGACAGTGTGGGCCTCCGGCTGGCCGGTGGCAACGACGTTGGGATATTTGTGGCCGGCATTCAAGAGGGTACCTCGGCGGAGCAAGAAGGCCTTCAAGAAGGAGACCAGATTCTGAAG GTGAACACGCAGGACTTCAGAGGGCTGGTTCGGGAGGATGCTGTTCTCTACCTGTTAGAAATCCCCAAAGGTGAAGTGGTGACCATTTTAGCTCAGAGCCGAGCCGATG tgtaTAGAGACATACTGGCTTGTGGCAGAGGGGACTCGTTTTTTATAAGAAGCCACTTTGAATGCGAGAAGGAGACTCCGCAGAGCCTGGCCTTCACCCGGGGCGAGGTCTTCCGAGTGGTCGATACGCTGTACGATGGCAAGCTGGGCCACTGGCTGGCCGTGCGGATCGGAAATGAGTTGGAGAAAGGCTTAATCCCCAACAAAAGCAG AGCTGAACAAATGGCCAGCGTTCAGAATGCCCAAAGAGACAATGCTGGGGACAGGGCGGATTTCTGGAGAATGCGCGGCCAGAGATCTGGCGCGAAGAAAAACCTAAGGAAGAGTCGGGAAGACCTGACGGCTGCTGTGTCTGTTAGTACCAAGTTCCCGGCGTATGAGAGGGTTTTGCTGCGAGAAG CTGGTTTCAAGAGACCCGTGGTCTTGTTTGGCCCCATAGCAGATATCGCGCTGGAAAAGCTGGCGAATGAGTTACCTGACCTGTTCCAAACTGCTA AAACTGAACCAAAAGATGCAGGATCCGAGAAATCCAGCGGGGTGGTGCGGTTAAATACCGTGAGGCAAATTATTGAACAG GATAAGCACGCACTGCTGGACGTGACTCCTAGAGCTGTGGACCTGTTGAATTATACTCAGTGGTTCCCGATTGTCATCTTTTTCAACCCAGACTCTAGACAGGGGGTCAAAACCATGAGACAGAGGTTGAATCCAACGTCCAACAAAAGTTCCCGAAAGTTATATGATCAAGCCAACAAGCTTAAGAAAACTTGTGCACATCTTTTCACAG CTACAATCAACCTAAATTCAGCCAACGATGGCTGGTTTGGCAGCTTGAAGGACACAATTCAGCAGCAGCAGGGAGAAGCCGTGTGGGTCTCCGAAGGAAAG ATGGAAGGGATGGATGATGACCCCGAAGACCGCATGTCCTACTTAACCGCCATGGGCGCGGACTATCTGAGTTGCGACAGCCGCCTCATCAGTGACTTTGAAGACACCGACGGCGAAGGAGGTGCCTACACTGACAATGAGCTGGATGAGCCAGCTGAGGAGCCACTGGTGTCTTCCATCACCCGCTCCTCGGAGCCGGTGCAGCACGAGGAG AGCATAAGGAAACCCAGCCCAGAGCCGCGAGCTCACTTGAGGAGGGCGGCTAGCAGAGATCAACTTAGGGACAATAGCCCGCCCCCGGCCTTCAAGCCAGAGCCGCCCAAG GCCAAAACCCAAAACAGGGAAGAATTCTTTGACTTCTCCAGATCCTACGAATACAACTCAAACCCCTCAGCCGTGACTGGTAATGAAGTTCCCGGGGCATCTCCCAAGGGTGGTCCTCCTCCGGTTGCTGCGAAACCTGCCCTCGGCCGGTCTATCCTGAAGCCCACCACTCCTGTCCCTCCGCCCGAGagtgaggaggtgggagaggccgGGGAGGGGCAAGACAGCGCGCCCAAGTCCGTCCTGGGCaaagtgaaaatatttgagaagatGGATCACAAGGCAAGGTTACAGAGAATGCAAGAGCTCCAGGAAGCACAGAACGCAAGG ATTGAAATTGCTCAGAAGCATCCTGATATCTATGCAGTTCCCATCAAGACACACAAACCAGACCCTGGCCCGCCCCAGTACACAAG TTCCAGAACCCCTGAGCCACAGAAAGTTCCTTCCAGACTCTATCAGGATCCCAGAGGAAGTTATGAAAGTGACGCCGAGGAGGAAGAATACCGCCAGCAGCTGTCAGAACAGTCAAAGCGCGGGTACTACAGCCAGCCTTCCCGATACCGGGACACGGAATTATAG
- the TJP2 gene encoding tight junction protein ZO-2 isoform X11, which translates to MEELIWEQYTVTLQKDSKRGFGIAVSGGRDNPHFENGETSIVISDVLAGGPADGLLQENDRVVMVNGTPMEDVLHSFAVQQLRKSGKIAAIVVKRPRRVQLAPPQGSRPLDEDDRAFEVMDDFDGRSAHSGYSERSRPSSRGGRSRSLEDSPERGHPHERARSRERDRSRGRSLERGLDHDDYGRARERSRGRSLERGLDHDDYERARERSRGWGIDEAYKRAYSPEVEYSRRAQPDARYEGSRSRSREHLRSRSPSPDPRGRPDRLDADRPIGVLLMKSKANEEYGLRLGSQIFIKEMTRTGLASKDGNLHEGDIILKINGTVTENMSLTDARKLIEKSRGKLQLVVLRDSKQTLINIPSLNDSDSEIEDISEIESNRSFSPEERQQQYSDYDYHSSNEKLKERPSSREDMQNRWSRMGATPTPFKSSGDVETSKEPRHQEEPPAPQPKPAPRTFSRPSPEDEAIYGPNTKMVRFKKGDSVGLRLAGGNDVGIFVAGIQEGTSAEQEGLQEGDQILKVNTQDFRGLVREDAVLYLLEIPKGEVVTILAQSRADVYRDILACGRGDSFFIRSHFECEKETPQSLAFTRGEVFRVVDTLYDGKLGHWLAVRIGNELEKGLIPNKSRAEQMASVQNAQRDNAGDRADFWRMRGQRSGAKKNLRKSREDLTAAVSVSTKFPAYERVLLREAGFKRPVVLFGPIADIALEKLANELPDLFQTAKTEPKDAGSEKSSGVVRLNTVRQIIEQDKHALLDVTPRAVDLLNYTQWFPIVIFFNPDSRQGVKTMRQRLNPTSNKSSRKLYDQANKLKKTCAHLFTATINLNSANDGWFGSLKDTIQQQQGEAVWVSEGKAKTQNREEFFDFSRSYEYNSNPSAVTGNEVPGASPKGGPPPVAAKPALGRSILKPTTPVPPPESEEVGEAGEGQDSAPKSVLGKVKIFEKMDHKARLQRMQELQEAQNARIEIAQKHPDIYAVPIKTHKPDPGPPQYTSSRTPEPQKVPSRLYQDPRGSYESDAEEEEYRQQLSEQSKRGYYSQPSRYRDTEL; encoded by the exons ATGGAAGAACTGATATGGGAGCAGTACACCGTGACCCTGCAGAAG GATTCCAAAAGAGGATTTGGAATTGCAGTGTCTGGAGGCAGAGACAACCCCCACTTTGAAAATGGAGAAACGTCCATCGTCATTTCTGACGTGCTGGCGGGTGGGCCCGCCGATGGGCTCCTTCA AGAAAATGACAGGGTGGTCATGGTCAACGGCACCCCCATGGAGGATGTGCTCCATTCGTTTGCGGTGCAGCAGTTGAGAAAAAGTGGGAAGATCGCTGCCATC GTGGTCAAGAGGCCCCGGAGGGTCCAGCTGGCCCCGCCGCAGGGCAGCCGTCCGCTGGATGAGGATGACCGGGCTTTTGAAGTGATGGACGACTTTGATGGCAGAAGTGCCCACAGCGGATACAGTGAGAGGAGCCGGCCCAGCAGCCGCGGTGGGCGCAGCCGCAGCTTGGAGGACAGCCCGGAGAGGGGGCACCCCCACGAACGGGCCCGGAGCCGGGAGCGGGACCGGAGCCGCGGCCGGAGCCTGGAGCGCGGCTTGGACCACGACGACTATGGGCGAGCGCGAGAGCGCAGCCGCGGCCGGAGCCTGGAGCGGGGCCTGGACCATGATGACTACGAGCGAGCGCGAGAGCGCAGCCGCGGATGGGGCATTGATGAGGCCTACAAGCGGGCCTACAGCCCCGAGGTGGAGTACAGCCGCAGGGCCCAGCCCGATGCCCGCTACGAGGGGTCCCGGAGCCGCAGCCGCGAGCACCTGCGCTCCCGCAGCCCCAGCCCCGACCCCAGGGGGCGACCAGACCGGCTGGATGCGGACAGGCCCATCGGTGTCCTGCTgatgaaaagcaaagcaaatgaAG AGTATGGTCTCCGGCTTGGGAGTCAGATCTTCATAAAGGAAATGACCAGAACGGGTCTGGCAAGTAAAGATGGGAACCTGCACGAAGGGGACATAATTCTCAAG ataaatggaactgTAACTGAGAACATGTCTTTAACGGATGCTCGAAAACTGATAGAAAAGTCAAGAGGAAAACTCCAGCTGGTGGTGTTGAGAGACAGCAAGCAGACACTCATCAACATCCCGTCCTTGAATGACAGCGACTCAGAAATAGAAG ATATCTCAGAAATAGAGTCAAACCGATCGTTTTCGCCAGAGGAGAGACAGCAGCAGTATTCCGATTATGATTATCATTCCTCAAACGAAAAGCTGAAGGAAAGGCCAAG TTCAAGAGAGGACATGCAGAACAGATGGTCCAGGATGGGCGCCACTCCCACTCCCTTTAAATCCTCCGGGGATGTTGAGACCAGCAAGGAGCCCAGACACCAAGAGGAACCCCCAG CTCCTCAACCAAAACCAGCCCCAAGAACTTTTTCCCGTCCTAGTCCTGAAGATGAAGCAATATACGG CCCCAATACCAAAATGGTGAGGTTCAAGAAGGGAGACAGTGTGGGCCTCCGGCTGGCCGGTGGCAACGACGTTGGGATATTTGTGGCCGGCATTCAAGAGGGTACCTCGGCGGAGCAAGAAGGCCTTCAAGAAGGAGACCAGATTCTGAAG GTGAACACGCAGGACTTCAGAGGGCTGGTTCGGGAGGATGCTGTTCTCTACCTGTTAGAAATCCCCAAAGGTGAAGTGGTGACCATTTTAGCTCAGAGCCGAGCCGATG tgtaTAGAGACATACTGGCTTGTGGCAGAGGGGACTCGTTTTTTATAAGAAGCCACTTTGAATGCGAGAAGGAGACTCCGCAGAGCCTGGCCTTCACCCGGGGCGAGGTCTTCCGAGTGGTCGATACGCTGTACGATGGCAAGCTGGGCCACTGGCTGGCCGTGCGGATCGGAAATGAGTTGGAGAAAGGCTTAATCCCCAACAAAAGCAG AGCTGAACAAATGGCCAGCGTTCAGAATGCCCAAAGAGACAATGCTGGGGACAGGGCGGATTTCTGGAGAATGCGCGGCCAGAGATCTGGCGCGAAGAAAAACCTAAGGAAGAGTCGGGAAGACCTGACGGCTGCTGTGTCTGTTAGTACCAAGTTCCCGGCGTATGAGAGGGTTTTGCTGCGAGAAG CTGGTTTCAAGAGACCCGTGGTCTTGTTTGGCCCCATAGCAGATATCGCGCTGGAAAAGCTGGCGAATGAGTTACCTGACCTGTTCCAAACTGCTA AAACTGAACCAAAAGATGCAGGATCCGAGAAATCCAGCGGGGTGGTGCGGTTAAATACCGTGAGGCAAATTATTGAACAG GATAAGCACGCACTGCTGGACGTGACTCCTAGAGCTGTGGACCTGTTGAATTATACTCAGTGGTTCCCGATTGTCATCTTTTTCAACCCAGACTCTAGACAGGGGGTCAAAACCATGAGACAGAGGTTGAATCCAACGTCCAACAAAAGTTCCCGAAAGTTATATGATCAAGCCAACAAGCTTAAGAAAACTTGTGCACATCTTTTCACAG CTACAATCAACCTAAATTCAGCCAACGATGGCTGGTTTGGCAGCTTGAAGGACACAATTCAGCAGCAGCAGGGAGAAGCCGTGTGGGTCTCCGAAGGAAAG GCCAAAACCCAAAACAGGGAAGAATTCTTTGACTTCTCCAGATCCTACGAATACAACTCAAACCCCTCAGCCGTGACTGGTAATGAAGTTCCCGGGGCATCTCCCAAGGGTGGTCCTCCTCCGGTTGCTGCGAAACCTGCCCTCGGCCGGTCTATCCTGAAGCCCACCACTCCTGTCCCTCCGCCCGAGagtgaggaggtgggagaggccgGGGAGGGGCAAGACAGCGCGCCCAAGTCCGTCCTGGGCaaagtgaaaatatttgagaagatGGATCACAAGGCAAGGTTACAGAGAATGCAAGAGCTCCAGGAAGCACAGAACGCAAGG ATTGAAATTGCTCAGAAGCATCCTGATATCTATGCAGTTCCCATCAAGACACACAAACCAGACCCTGGCCCGCCCCAGTACACAAG TTCCAGAACCCCTGAGCCACAGAAAGTTCCTTCCAGACTCTATCAGGATCCCAGAGGAAGTTATGAAAGTGACGCCGAGGAGGAAGAATACCGCCAGCAGCTGTCAGAACAGTCAAAGCGCGGGTACTACAGCCAGCCTTCCCGATACCGGGACACGGAATTATAG
- the TJP2 gene encoding tight junction protein ZO-2 isoform X8: MEELIWEQYTVTLQKDSKRGFGIAVSGGRDNPHFENGETSIVISDVLAGGPADGLLQENDRVVMVNGTPMEDVLHSFAVQQLRKSGKIAAIVVKRPRRVQLAPPQGSRPLDEDDRAFEVMDDFDGRSAHSGYSERSRPSSRGGRSRSLEDSPERGHPHERARSRERDRSRGRSLERGLDHDDYGRARERSRGRSLERGLDHDDYERARERSRGWGIDEAYKRAYSPEVEYSRRAQPDARYEGSRSRSREHLRSRSPSPDPRGRPDRLDADRPIGVLLMKSKANEEYGLRLGSQIFIKEMTRTGLASKDGNLHEGDIILKINGTVTENMSLTDARKLIEKSRGKLQLVVLRDSKQTLINIPSLNDSDSEIEDISEIESNRSFSPEERQQQYSDYDYHSSNEKLKERPSSREDMQNRWSRMGATPTPFKSSGDVETSKEPRHQEEPPAPQPKPAPRTFSRPSPEDEAIYGPNTKMVRFKKGDSVGLRLAGGNDVGIFVAGIQEGTSAEQEGLQEGDQILKVNTQDFRGLVREDAVLYLLEIPKGEVVTILAQSRADVYRDILACGRGDSFFIRSHFECEKETPQSLAFTRGEVFRVVDTLYDGKLGHWLAVRIGNELEKGLIPNKSRAEQMASVQNAQRDNAGDRADFWRMRGQRSGAKKNLRKSREDLTAAVSVSTKFPAYERVLLREAGFKRPVVLFGPIADIALEKLANELPDLFQTAKTEPKDAGSEKSSGVVRLNTVRQIIEQDKHALLDVTPRAVDLLNYTQWFPIVIFFNPDSRQGVKTMRQRLNPTSNKSSRKLYDQANKLKKTCAHLFTATINLNSANDGWFGSLKDTIQQQQGEAVWVSEGKMEGMDDDPEDRMSYLTAMGADYLSCDSRLISDFEDTDGEGGAYTDNELDEPAEEPLVSSITRSSEPVQHEEAKTQNREEFFDFSRSYEYNSNPSAVTGNEVPGASPKGGPPPVAAKPALGRSILKPTTPVPPPESEEVGEAGEGQDSAPKSVLGKVKIFEKMDHKARLQRMQELQEAQNARIEIAQKHPDIYAVPIKTHKPDPGPPQYTSSRTPEPQKVPSRLYQDPRGSYESDAEEEEYRQQLSEQSKRGYYSQPSRYRDTEL, translated from the exons ATGGAAGAACTGATATGGGAGCAGTACACCGTGACCCTGCAGAAG GATTCCAAAAGAGGATTTGGAATTGCAGTGTCTGGAGGCAGAGACAACCCCCACTTTGAAAATGGAGAAACGTCCATCGTCATTTCTGACGTGCTGGCGGGTGGGCCCGCCGATGGGCTCCTTCA AGAAAATGACAGGGTGGTCATGGTCAACGGCACCCCCATGGAGGATGTGCTCCATTCGTTTGCGGTGCAGCAGTTGAGAAAAAGTGGGAAGATCGCTGCCATC GTGGTCAAGAGGCCCCGGAGGGTCCAGCTGGCCCCGCCGCAGGGCAGCCGTCCGCTGGATGAGGATGACCGGGCTTTTGAAGTGATGGACGACTTTGATGGCAGAAGTGCCCACAGCGGATACAGTGAGAGGAGCCGGCCCAGCAGCCGCGGTGGGCGCAGCCGCAGCTTGGAGGACAGCCCGGAGAGGGGGCACCCCCACGAACGGGCCCGGAGCCGGGAGCGGGACCGGAGCCGCGGCCGGAGCCTGGAGCGCGGCTTGGACCACGACGACTATGGGCGAGCGCGAGAGCGCAGCCGCGGCCGGAGCCTGGAGCGGGGCCTGGACCATGATGACTACGAGCGAGCGCGAGAGCGCAGCCGCGGATGGGGCATTGATGAGGCCTACAAGCGGGCCTACAGCCCCGAGGTGGAGTACAGCCGCAGGGCCCAGCCCGATGCCCGCTACGAGGGGTCCCGGAGCCGCAGCCGCGAGCACCTGCGCTCCCGCAGCCCCAGCCCCGACCCCAGGGGGCGACCAGACCGGCTGGATGCGGACAGGCCCATCGGTGTCCTGCTgatgaaaagcaaagcaaatgaAG AGTATGGTCTCCGGCTTGGGAGTCAGATCTTCATAAAGGAAATGACCAGAACGGGTCTGGCAAGTAAAGATGGGAACCTGCACGAAGGGGACATAATTCTCAAG ataaatggaactgTAACTGAGAACATGTCTTTAACGGATGCTCGAAAACTGATAGAAAAGTCAAGAGGAAAACTCCAGCTGGTGGTGTTGAGAGACAGCAAGCAGACACTCATCAACATCCCGTCCTTGAATGACAGCGACTCAGAAATAGAAG ATATCTCAGAAATAGAGTCAAACCGATCGTTTTCGCCAGAGGAGAGACAGCAGCAGTATTCCGATTATGATTATCATTCCTCAAACGAAAAGCTGAAGGAAAGGCCAAG TTCAAGAGAGGACATGCAGAACAGATGGTCCAGGATGGGCGCCACTCCCACTCCCTTTAAATCCTCCGGGGATGTTGAGACCAGCAAGGAGCCCAGACACCAAGAGGAACCCCCAG CTCCTCAACCAAAACCAGCCCCAAGAACTTTTTCCCGTCCTAGTCCTGAAGATGAAGCAATATACGG CCCCAATACCAAAATGGTGAGGTTCAAGAAGGGAGACAGTGTGGGCCTCCGGCTGGCCGGTGGCAACGACGTTGGGATATTTGTGGCCGGCATTCAAGAGGGTACCTCGGCGGAGCAAGAAGGCCTTCAAGAAGGAGACCAGATTCTGAAG GTGAACACGCAGGACTTCAGAGGGCTGGTTCGGGAGGATGCTGTTCTCTACCTGTTAGAAATCCCCAAAGGTGAAGTGGTGACCATTTTAGCTCAGAGCCGAGCCGATG tgtaTAGAGACATACTGGCTTGTGGCAGAGGGGACTCGTTTTTTATAAGAAGCCACTTTGAATGCGAGAAGGAGACTCCGCAGAGCCTGGCCTTCACCCGGGGCGAGGTCTTCCGAGTGGTCGATACGCTGTACGATGGCAAGCTGGGCCACTGGCTGGCCGTGCGGATCGGAAATGAGTTGGAGAAAGGCTTAATCCCCAACAAAAGCAG AGCTGAACAAATGGCCAGCGTTCAGAATGCCCAAAGAGACAATGCTGGGGACAGGGCGGATTTCTGGAGAATGCGCGGCCAGAGATCTGGCGCGAAGAAAAACCTAAGGAAGAGTCGGGAAGACCTGACGGCTGCTGTGTCTGTTAGTACCAAGTTCCCGGCGTATGAGAGGGTTTTGCTGCGAGAAG CTGGTTTCAAGAGACCCGTGGTCTTGTTTGGCCCCATAGCAGATATCGCGCTGGAAAAGCTGGCGAATGAGTTACCTGACCTGTTCCAAACTGCTA AAACTGAACCAAAAGATGCAGGATCCGAGAAATCCAGCGGGGTGGTGCGGTTAAATACCGTGAGGCAAATTATTGAACAG GATAAGCACGCACTGCTGGACGTGACTCCTAGAGCTGTGGACCTGTTGAATTATACTCAGTGGTTCCCGATTGTCATCTTTTTCAACCCAGACTCTAGACAGGGGGTCAAAACCATGAGACAGAGGTTGAATCCAACGTCCAACAAAAGTTCCCGAAAGTTATATGATCAAGCCAACAAGCTTAAGAAAACTTGTGCACATCTTTTCACAG CTACAATCAACCTAAATTCAGCCAACGATGGCTGGTTTGGCAGCTTGAAGGACACAATTCAGCAGCAGCAGGGAGAAGCCGTGTGGGTCTCCGAAGGAAAG ATGGAAGGGATGGATGATGACCCCGAAGACCGCATGTCCTACTTAACCGCCATGGGCGCGGACTATCTGAGTTGCGACAGCCGCCTCATCAGTGACTTTGAAGACACCGACGGCGAAGGAGGTGCCTACACTGACAATGAGCTGGATGAGCCAGCTGAGGAGCCACTGGTGTCTTCCATCACCCGCTCCTCGGAGCCGGTGCAGCACGAGGAG GCCAAAACCCAAAACAGGGAAGAATTCTTTGACTTCTCCAGATCCTACGAATACAACTCAAACCCCTCAGCCGTGACTGGTAATGAAGTTCCCGGGGCATCTCCCAAGGGTGGTCCTCCTCCGGTTGCTGCGAAACCTGCCCTCGGCCGGTCTATCCTGAAGCCCACCACTCCTGTCCCTCCGCCCGAGagtgaggaggtgggagaggccgGGGAGGGGCAAGACAGCGCGCCCAAGTCCGTCCTGGGCaaagtgaaaatatttgagaagatGGATCACAAGGCAAGGTTACAGAGAATGCAAGAGCTCCAGGAAGCACAGAACGCAAGG ATTGAAATTGCTCAGAAGCATCCTGATATCTATGCAGTTCCCATCAAGACACACAAACCAGACCCTGGCCCGCCCCAGTACACAAG TTCCAGAACCCCTGAGCCACAGAAAGTTCCTTCCAGACTCTATCAGGATCCCAGAGGAAGTTATGAAAGTGACGCCGAGGAGGAAGAATACCGCCAGCAGCTGTCAGAACAGTCAAAGCGCGGGTACTACAGCCAGCCTTCCCGATACCGGGACACGGAATTATAG